The following coding sequences lie in one Arachis hypogaea cultivar Tifrunner chromosome 4, arahy.Tifrunner.gnm2.J5K5, whole genome shotgun sequence genomic window:
- the LOC112794291 gene encoding uncharacterized protein produces MWDITHKKTDGSYVNEKAKEIAEKIEAYSSQQAVESTVNSPLDALGVVLGKEHPSRVRGLGMGAVPTVAFKNNTTRISQMNLGSSNDASTSSTCGSNVQKELDTVKAQLQALVSYIAFKEGGKIPVELAGMFPTQQISQGLDQESEIPSPRELGSRSSGASNKEA; encoded by the exons ATGTGGGACATCACTCACAAGAAAACAGATGGAAGTTATGTTAATGAAAAGGCTAAAGAAATAGCG gaGAAGATTGAAGCATATAGCAGTCAACAAGCGGTGGAATCAACCGTTAATTCTCCTCTTGATGCTCTTGGAGTAGTTCTTGGGAAAGAGCACCCTAGTCGTGTTCGAGGTTTAGGCATGGGAGCTGTTCCAACTGTTGCTTTCAAGAACAACACCACAAGAATTAGTCAGATGAACTTAGGTTCTTCAAATGATGCTAGCACATCATCTACTTGTGGTTCCAATGTGCAAAAAGAGCTGGATACTGTTAAAGCGCAGTTGCAAGCATTAGTCTCTTATATTGCTTTTAAGGAAGGAGGTAAAATTCCAGTAGAATTAGCTGGAATGTTTCCTACTCAACAAATTTCACAG ggaTTGGATCAAGAGAGTGAGATTCCATCACCAAGAGAGTTAGGAAGTAGGTCTTCTGGAGCGAGCAACAAAGAAGCATGA